The Mytilus galloprovincialis chromosome 11, xbMytGall1.hap1.1, whole genome shotgun sequence genome contains the following window.
aATACTTCCCATATTTCTTAATTTAGtaagatacatgtatcaatggattcagtgaatgctttataaaattttgatttaaagtttctGAAAGACTTGCTTACTCTTAAATTTCACGGAATAGTATGATTGTGTTAATCTTCCTAAATTTTTAACCTTCCAATATAAACAGTATCTTTAAGTAGTtggaaagttatttttcatttgatacttttctacttcatcaaaaacaaagtTTTGTGTTCAGTAATATTTTGAAGAttaattttcctgtttgaattgttttattttgtgaatgATAGGAATCAattctgaattttataattttctggattttttttaataaatttcttatgttgaaatagcatttttctttaatttgcttGTGTTTCTTTCCCTATTAGTTGTATGACATAtagtttcttaaatatttattataaaaaagaagatgtggtatgattgacaataagacTACTCTCCTcaagaaaccaaaatgaacagaaattaacaactataggtcaccgtacggccttcaacaatgagctaagcccataccgcaaaggcccgaaatgacaatgtaaaacaattcaaacgaggaaaactaacggcctattttatgtaatttataaaatatattgatgaacagatttaatttttaaactgtGTTAACAAATAATGTCATATATGAATAAATGTATATAGATCCCTTATTTCATACACTAGATTAAATTTAAGTAATCTTGTATTTTTAGAATTGTTTGTCCGGAAGGTGTTACAGATGGCAGCACAGTATCATTATGgactataatgaataaagtcagACTTGAAGCTATTATGTGGGTATGTCATATATTCAACCTTTATGAAAATGATATTGTCTCCTAAACTATCATagcaaataaataaactcatcatatatatttagataaaattgagaatggatatagggaatgtgttaaagagacaacaacccaacctgAGAGCAATATTCaccaaagaccaccaatgggtcatcaacacAAAGAGAAAAATCCCGCACCCATGGCATGCtttagctggcctctaaacaaaaatgtgtactagctcagtgataatggatgttaaacccgaaatatataaatgaactaaaattaaaaatcatacaagactaacacagcccagaggctcctgacttgggacaggcacaaaaatgcaagaatattttttataccaCACCATTATGTCACCATACAAGAAGTACTAATTATTGGATAATTTATATTATAGAGTgagagattaaaaaaatatatctttatgtTTCAGGGTGCTGGGACAGCACTTGGAGAATTGCCGCCCTATTTTATGGCAAGGGCAGCCAGGCTGTCAGGGGCAGATCTTGATGACGATGAGTTTGAAGAAATAGAAGAACTCATTCATCAATGTTCATGAGAAAAAAGAGCATCCTGAAGAATTAGTAAGTCTCACAGGTTATGGTCCGAGTGAGAGTGTGTACTGTTATTTTTGGCCTTTCATGTTTTTGTGGGTGCCTTCTAGTAATCACtctgttttttatgccccacctacgatagtagaggggcattatgttttctggtctgtggctccgttcgtctgtccgttcgtctgtgcatccattcaggttaaagtttttggtcaaggtagtttttgatgaagctgaagtccaatcaacttgaaacttagtacacttgttgcttatgatataatctttctaattttaatgccaaattagattattacccaatttcacagtccatcgaacatggaaaaggatagtgcgagtggggcatctgtgtactttggacacattcttgttctgtctatttcataatttttactTTTGTCCTTTGTGCATTTTGTGTCAACTTTTGTGAAACCATTGACACGATTTAAAATGTAAGTGGCATTCTATCTTTTTTAAACTCCCCTTCCAACAACCTAAGCTTTTGAGGTTTAAATCTAGGAATCAGACTACCTATCTGTCTGTTGGTCACTTTACACAGTTGTAGAACTCTACCTGACAATGTACATGAAGGAATATAATCTTGGTCGTATTATGATAGGGGAGATAATTGAACCTACTTCAATATTACAATATGTGGCACCGTACTCGGGCTTGCAAAATCAATAGTCTTACTGCAAATCTCAAATTGCTGGGCAGCAGTGCAAATTTTGAAGTACTTAAGGcaagaattttgtgatgtttgcTTACTTTGCGAAATGTTCTGAAAGAGTAGAGGGCAcctttatttcttttcaaattctttaatgATTATCTGTTCCATActaatattcaattaaaaatatttactaataaatatcaaaatgtaatatAATTCATTAGacatttcttatttctattcatagCATTGCATAATGATGTATAAACTACATTTTTACGTAAGAAGTTATTTATTGGATTTGGTGTTTCAGACAGCTGCTGGCGGATAATTTGGCTACGGTCATCACACGTTCAAGccatgaataaatttaacagtaaTTTACTAAAAGCTAACACCTAATATCAAGTTGTATTTTTTCCCCAATATTTATTATGGATCGGATTTCTACATGTTTTACATACTTACAATgaaattgtttacaatttacacaaaaactttccaatattttttatttttttattttgtgtttatttagcATCTGTACAGTCATAACAATGTTCTAGAAtccttttcaacattttgaactataaacattttaaacgaCCATGATCTTGAAAGTTGAAGAATTTCACTGAGTGACAAAAAGGTTTTTCTGAATTCCTGTTGCAAAAAGGGAATGGGGACTTATCATACTGAGCTTTTTATGGTAATTGTCTCTTGTAAGTGTAACTCCTCTTTAACATCTATGCACAGACATTGATGAtactttctctaatttttgtgctattttcacatttcctgaccggtgtgagaaaaatatttctcctcactagtgaaaaatctgttctcggcaaatgattagtcgaaatttgattatgacatctaaatggtttttttttcttctgaattgtcCTATTGTGACGCCATGAAAAAAGGCGgcaatgcctgatgacgtcgcatataaagaacacaagtttctgaaaatctttgaaaaagaaggataaaaatcattagagaaacagattccgacactataactcgtgtattacgatatttctccacttgagacagttaaattttaagcctcgtgctttaaataataaaatttaactgtctcgagtggagaaatatcgtaatacacttgatgcagtgtaggaatctatatagATACAGTTGTTGAACACTACTTGACggtgtaaacaaagaaacgttaTCTTGTTCTTACTGTCCGAGTGAAGATAATATTATTTATGGTTTTGGGGATATCCATTTTAAAATTCACTAACAGTGTAGGTATTATACCTCCCTTTTTAAGGGAGCTGTATATAGTAATTGTATGTTTAACTTgttggtctgtttgtctgttcATTCTCATGTCTCATATTTGGACTACTATATCTTCAGAAGTTTTTAGGCATCTTGTTTCTGAACCAGCATTGAAAtggatttcatttaaaaaaattaaagaattttccttgCATAATGATATTGAGCGCATAAATAACCATATGCTACGTCTTAACAAAACTCACGACTTTGCTTCTTTGTTATGTTGGCTTGATTTGTCACACTTTTTACAGTGCTTAGAGGGTATGACTTTGTTAGCTTTGTTCACTGTGTTTGTTAGTTATTACTGTAATTAATAACATTAAAagcttaaaagctttatattttagaaggtgaaagacctggatgcttcatactttgtatatagatgcctcatgttacgaagtttccgtcattcacatgtccaatgtccttgacctcattttcatggttcagtgaccacttgaaaaaaaagttcaaaatttttgtaatgttgaattctctcttattataagtaataggataactatatttggtatgtgcgtaccttgcaaggtcctcatgcccgtcagacagttttcacttgacctcgacctcatttcatggatcagtgaacaaggttaagttttggtggttaagtccatatctcagatactataagtaatagggctagtatatttggtgtatggaaggactggaaggtgtacatgtccaactggcaggtgtcatctgaccttgacctcattttcatggttcagtggttatagttaagtttttgtgttttggtctgtttttctcatactttatgcaataggtctactatatttgttgtatggaatgcttggaaggtgtacatgtctagcgggcagatgccatctgacctcgacctcattttcatggttcagtggtcaaagttaattttttaagttttggtctttttatctaatattatatgccaaaggtcaactatatttggtgtatggaaatatattatgatctatatgtcagtcccgcaggttttatttgaccatgacctcagttacacggttcattgcacagtgttaagtttttgtgttttggtctatttttcttaaactataagtaataggtcaactatatttgttgtctggaagctttgttagctgtacatgtctgcctggcatggttcatctgaccttgacctcattttcatggttcattagtctttgtttagctatcttggttaatgttaagtttatgtgacagttgtaatcaagctttatacttaggactatcaacataatatcaatgattatgaaagaaggcgagacatttcagtgtgtgcactcttgttactgagatttacggacctagcaagcgatttttacggcattgccatttcgtttctctaggaaaagtcttgagagatatctgcaccaaaattttttatgaacctttagtacatgtatgccctgctgcctgcaaattttcaggtcgattggacttgtagtttcagagtacatgtggatttttttcttgaaacaagcgaaaaaaccCAAATGAGAACTTGcaccccgtattaaacacacataaCGGAAgcatatatacaatgattgattggttggttggttggttgatatattgattgattgattgattggttaattggttggttgattaaacacgttggatagggtcaattgaaacagcgaaaaagaaacaaaaaagatcttgattaaacacatgagacagaaaattgcatgcactgattgattgattgattgattgattggttgattgattgattgattgattgattgattgattaaacacgttagatagggcaattgaaacagcgaaaaagtaacaaaaaagatcttgattaaacacatgagacagaaacattcatgcattgattgattgattgattgattggttggttggttagttggttggttggttggttggttggttggaattcaaacacacataaaactctttaaatagtgccaaaaaacACACAATTTGCCTCtaagtacatgaccttgacctttgaccttgtgaccttcgtcaaggtcattgctctacaatgtcattgcaaaacaCCGTATGGGCCAAGGACCTTTTGTtcaagagttttgcctaataatggctttttataaaccatcaatgggggttatgtcccttacattatggtaaaaccaatacagtcataatgtaacaaagttgccccttgaagtactaagcaattttcactgcttaaattttctgtatctataaccgttcaagaattatagggaaatcaaaggcatatgaaaatctaaaatatgaccttgacctttgaccttgatctatatttctaagttaggacccagggacctcaaataaaaacattcctgggttatacggttaacggtttatgagttaaaaaagcataccgacaaatttatttggtaaaggtagataactcctataaaatttcatcgaatcgcttcgatccaaattagccaaaaattcctgaggatgtaacgaacaatttgtaaaaggaattttgtcgctttctttttttgttacgaaggagatgcacacacatgataaacagtgaatagggagataactcttacaaagaaaatggtgcgccttagcagggtgaaatttaaaagcacataaactatacgataccatatgagaaatatctaagcgtcATATTGCAAACAAACATtaatcgcaagaacaaaatttggcggaaaaaaaaaaaaaaaaataataatcagaacaaatacaatagttctttccacagaaaagtggaaagacctaattaaaaaccaattgttcagagaacaattgaaagtctttccacaacaaagaaattttgatagTTTCTTCATGCTAATgcaataaataatggtttaattatactTTTGAATGATGTAAGGGAGAttatatgctacttccggtgaaatgaatgtcacttccgttCTCATATGAatgcttctttcacactgattccaaaaatatatagtttctatttacttttgtatgtagaatgggagataattggccacttccggttttttgaagtcttcagtaatcagtttatgtatctatatgacaaaatacatGGATTCTGAGTATTTTGATAtgagaaaattgcaaaaaaggctacttccggttttctcaaggtcacttccggtagtcatttttcaaggtcatttgtcacctaaccttttgtacaaggtcaaatgcctttaaaatgaacttagttgaagttataatgaaataatctcatatcaagacatttcaggggacccaactcctataagatgccattaaattgtataagtctaaatgtagcatatcttcattacaataaagcagacattttgcacttgttcttttatatgtatctttcaaagtgtcagagaaaatgcaaaaacaagcaaaagtcacaattgagaacttgaccttgacctttgaccttgacctcattttcttagttCTGACCTAGGAGTCGCAAattaaaacattccagggttatacggttaactgtttatgagttaaaaaaaacataccgacaaatttattttgtaaaggtagataactcctataaaagttcatcgaattgcttcgatccaaattagccaaaatttactgaggatgtaacgaacaatttgtaaaaagaattctgtcgatatctttttttgttacgaaggagatgcacacagatgataaacagtgaatagggagataactcttacaaagaaaattgttcgtcttagcagggtgagatttaaaactgtataaactatatgatacaatatacaaaatatctaagcgacatattgcgaaaacaaaaatttcagaatgtggcggaaaaaaaaaataataatcagaagaaaaacaataagtctttccacagaaaattggaaagacttaataataataataatcagaacaaatacaatagttctttccacagaaaagtggaaagacctaataataataataatcagaacaaaaacaataagtctttccacagaaaagtggaaagacttaaggttaatgtttttggttgaggtagtttttgatgaagttgaagtccaatcaatttgtaacttagtacacatgttccctatgatatgatctttctaattttaatgtcaaattaaagtattgaccccaatttcttggtccactgaacaaagaagaagatagtgtgaagctcaggttaaagtttttggtcaaggtagtttttgatgaagttgaagtccaatcaacttgaaacttagtacacatattaactatatgatctttccaattttaatgccaaattaaagtattgaccccaatttcacggtccagtgaacatgtaaaatgatagtgcgagtggggcatccgtgtactatatatggacacattcttgtttttttctgttatatgtgcattaaatagaaaaaagtctactgttatgtttatttgtttttcaatctcaatttgatgaaaatcctgGGATCCTTTTATGCATGTGTATTGCGCATGAATAGATCACTGAAGTTTATGAAAGTGGTTTCAGAAACAtgaaatcaggagcctgtaattcagtggttttacgtttgtttatgtgttacatatttgttgttcgttcatttttaaccggatttttgtgacaaaaatgtcggttattgatttggggatgtacagcgGGCAACCGGTTGGGCGGGCGGCCGGGCAGCAACTAAAtattgtccgtgcatttactcatgaaccgttcaaccaaagcttttcaaattttaatatgttgttacagacaacaaaatgaaggtcaagtccaataatgatgattttgacttttaccgttcaggagttatggttcttgaaagattgaaaaatggcttttccagtcgtgtctgtgcatttacgcatgaacttatcaaccaaagcttcccaaattttaatatgttgttactgatgacaaaatggaggtcaagtttaattatgacgattttgacttttaccgttcaggagttatggttcttgaaagattgaaaaatggcttttccagtcgtgtccgtgcatttacccatgaactgttcaaccaaagcttttcaaattttaatatgttgttactgatgacaaaatggaggtcaagttcaataatgacgattttgacttttgccgttcaggagttatggttcttgaaagactgaaaaatggcatttccagttgtgtccgtgcatttacacatgaactgttcaaccaaagcttctcaaattttaatatgttgttactgatgacaaaatggaggtcaagttcaataatgacgattttgaattttaccgttcaggagttatggttcttgaaagattgaaaaatggcttttccagttgtgtccgtgcatttactcatgaaccattcaacctaagcttttcaaattttaatatgttgatactgatgacaaaatggaggtcaaatttgatattgacgattttcattttcaccgttcatcagttatggttcttgtgatattggcaggatacaaataaatgttaataaatttggtttgctgttgttgtgacagcctcttgttttacataaatagaccgttagttttctcgtttgaattgttttacattgtcttatcagggcctattatagctgactatggggtatgggctttgatcattgttgaaggccgtacagtgacctatagttgttaatgtctgtgtcattttggtcttttgttgatagttgtctcattggcaatcataccacatcttcttttttatatttattggagtgtaaaccaagggggaataatgaaattgaccaatcctgttcaagtatttattgatatatgcaaatcatattattataagaattattaatgtatcattttctcgtttgaattgttttacattgtcttatcgggcctattatagctgactatgcggtatgggctttgatcattgttgaaggccgtacagtgacctatagttgttaatgtctgtatcattttggtcttttgtggatagttgtctcattggcattcataccacatcttcttttttatatttattgaagtgtaaaccaagggggaataatgaaattgaccaatcccgttcaagtatttattgatatatgcaaatcatattattataagaattattaatGTATCATGTTCATAGATATCTGTtaattgtattcttttatttcagggaTCTATTACAGATTCACAGATATCAAATTGGAGTCAGACGTCAGAATTTTTGTGGCACAGGGAAGTACATGTACTGATCATCAACTTGGTAATGTTAATAACTGTTTGACACTGATCTCAAATAATACTGTGAGTTCCTTAAAATTGCAACTAAAACAACTTGGAATAGTACATCAGACTGCACCAAAAGATACTATACACGAAAAACTGAGGAAGTAGTATCACACATATTTGAATTGCACCTGGCCAGTctgatgaatttaaaagaaagcaAAACTATCTTCTGGAATTACAACTTCATTACCTGAAGGatttatattaacattatttaagATGAACATACAGACTGAAAACAATGTATTAAAGTAGCAACTGCTGGCTGTTCTGTCCAAAAAATACACAAAGTCAGATATAAACAGATACATACCTAACATTTCAAGCTACATGTATTATCAGTCTAAATATTAGATATTGAAACCACAGGATTAGTTGACATGGTCAAAGAAAAATACCCCAGACAAAGGATGAACACtgtcaaattaaaacattttatggCATTCTTAACTGACTCCTGTTTTGTTCAATCAGTTAGTTAAATATATGAAACACCAGATATGAAATTGGACTCTGTGGCAAAAGTCTAAGTATTCCAGATGTAGTCAGAACATTATGTCTTTCACAGatggttaatatatatatgatatatatctttcttattgtGAAAATACTGACTTTACTCCATTAAGAAAATCATCCTTGTATAGAATCTTACAAACATATGCAGCTTCAAAAAGAACAAGTTTACAAGGTCTAGACAATATTGCAGCagatgaaaatgacacatttaCACCGactttttgcatttgcgccgattttttctttcatttgcgccgattttttttttcatttgcgccgatttttttacaggtaaattacaggtgaatagatataagaagatgtggtaccgtatgagtgccaatgagacaactctctaacaaagtcatgttatttttcattaattattataGACGTCTTCGGTTAGCCACTTGTACAAAtgaaatgaattgtcaatcataacatataactgttgtcccctgctcaccacGGGGAGATGGAAGAAGGACAACAAGAAACATCTCCAGACTTTTTCCTTGACCGTACCCGTAGTTCATAGCCTCTGACTTTCGGTCATCTGCCACATGGTTATGCTCGTTTTGTGTTTTGATAATAGTCAGACTATCAGAATCCGTGGTGACTGGATTTAGACGATTGTATGGTTCATTAGTAAGATATGTTTTAGGACACTGACCTTCCTGTATGTATGATCGTCGCTGATTAAAGAATTGACTCCTCGGCTTAGTTTTAATGTGCAATATGTCCATCATGTTACAACGaagttccagaacaatatgaatcaaaattaactaaTTAAACATAAGTGAACAACATTTATAACCAGATATTACCAAtggtatagtacatgtacaagtattaacttactgtaaatctaattaggagcaaatataaaatcggcgcaaatgaaaaaatgaaatcggcgcaaatgaaagaatgaaaatttccaaaatcggcgcaaatgtcatacgcccattTACACGACTTGAAGAGATGATTGATGAGCTTCATAATAAGGGATCCACATGTATGTCAAATGAACAGCCCAAGTTTTGTAAGAATAAGCTTTCTGCAGCAAAGCAGTGccttaaaattgattttaaactacGTCATGTACATTGTGCATCTCAGAGTAGACGTGCAGACCATTGCATTACTTGACT
Protein-coding sequences here:
- the LOC143052178 gene encoding vacuole membrane protein 1-like isoform X1 — encoded protein: MFTFRRMPVCCKNREICIWCAYWLGLGVLSSVGLGTGLHTFLLYLGPHIAAVTLAAYECKSTNFPEPPYPTEIVCPEGVTDGSTVSLWTIMNKVRLEAIMWGAGTALGELPPYFMARAARLSGADLDDDEFEEIEELIHQCS
- the LOC143052178 gene encoding vacuole membrane protein 1-like isoform X2; protein product: MLHHISKVCCKNREICIWCAYWLGLGVLSSVGLGTGLHTFLLYLGPHIAAVTLAAYECKSTNFPEPPYPTEIVCPEGVTDGSTVSLWTIMNKVRLEAIMWGAGTALGELPPYFMARAARLSGADLDDDEFEEIEELIHQCS